A region from the Streptomyces lydicus genome encodes:
- a CDS encoding NUDIX hydrolase, which produces MEGPAAAQGAAAGDAPDARLVRQVSRIVLLDPDDRILLLHGFEPSRPAERWWFTPGGGLEGTETREEAARRELAEETGITDAVLGPVLWKRRCAFPFDGRRWEQDEWYYLGRTDRTVTDTGGQTDLERRSVSGLRWWTSEELSASHETVYPTRLAELLRTLLDEGPPEAPVLLETERV; this is translated from the coding sequence GTGGAGGGACCGGCAGCGGCCCAGGGGGCGGCGGCCGGTGACGCACCGGACGCGCGCCTGGTGCGCCAGGTCTCCCGCATCGTGCTGCTCGACCCCGACGACCGGATCCTGCTGCTCCACGGCTTCGAACCCTCCCGCCCCGCCGAGAGGTGGTGGTTCACCCCCGGTGGCGGCCTGGAGGGCACGGAGACCCGTGAAGAGGCGGCCCGTCGCGAGCTCGCCGAGGAGACCGGCATCACCGACGCCGTCCTCGGCCCCGTCCTGTGGAAGCGCCGCTGTGCCTTCCCGTTCGACGGGCGGCGCTGGGAGCAGGACGAGTGGTATTACCTGGGAAGGACCGATCGGACTGTCACCGACACCGGCGGGCAGACTGACCTGGAGCGACGCAGCGTCTCGGGACTGAGGTGGTGGACTTCGGAGGAACTGTCCGCCTCGCATGAGACGGTGTATCCAACCAGACTCGCCGAGCTGCTGCGCACGCTGCTCGACGAAGGGCCCCCCGAGGCGCCGGTGCTCCTGGAGACCGAGCGGGTCTG